The DNA segment TTTGATTACCGACACCTCCGGCAGTTCCTCGACCGGTACCACCCCGAATACGTCGAACCCTGGGACGGTCTCTGGACGTACGACCTGTACGAGTGGGCGGTTCGTGATGGCAACGCGTTGCTTCCCGGACGAACGAACAAACTCGACCACGTCGCTCGAGCGCTCGGCTACGAACCGGATGAGACGGGCCTCACGGGCGCACAGACGGCAGCCGCGTATCAGCGGTTCATGCGGAACCCGAACGATTCAGCGAGCGAACCCGACTGGGAGCGACATCGAGCGTACTGTGAGGACGATTGCCGAGCGCTCTGGCACGTCTACCGGGCCATTACGGAAGCGCCACGACGCGACATGACCGATAGTGGTTCCGGCGGCGCCGACGGACGGCAGGCCGGACTGACCGATTTCTAGCCATGACCGAGACACCCACGACAGAGACGAATATCCAGGCCAACGTCGACGTCACGGGCACGGACCTCGTCGACACGTTCCCACGGACGAGCCTCACCTCCAGATCCGAATATATCGATATCATCGAAGTGCCCGCAAAGCCAGCAGCGACCGTTCCAGCAGAGGACGTGCTGGGACCCACACTCGCAGACCCGTATCCGTACGAACTGTTCAGCCATCAGGCAATCGCACTGGACGCACTCGGGGCCGGCGACAACGTCACCGTCACGACGTCGACCTCGAGCGGGAAAACCCACATTTACGGCCTCCAGATTGCCCGGAACCTCCTCGAGGCCGGTGTTCTCAATCCTGATGGAACTCGCGCGAACGACGCCAACACTTCGTCGACCGCACTGTGCGTGTATCCGACGAAGGCACTGACGAAAGACCAGCACGAAGCACTCGAGGAACTGTACGACCAACTCGGCCTCGACGTTCGCGTCCGAGTCTACGATGGTGATACGACCGGTGATCGTCGAGCCATCCGTGAGCAAGCGGACGTTATCCTCACCAACTTTGCCGGACTCAACGTCTACCTCGAACACCACGACAGGTGGAGCCGGTTTTACAGCAGTCTCGACCTCGTGGCGATCGACGAATCACACACCTATACCGGCGTCGAAGGGATGCACGTCGCGTGGATCCTCCGACGGTTGCAACGCGTCGTCGACTACTGGGTCGGCACTCCACAGTACGTCCTCACGTCGGCGACGATCGGTAATCCGAGGGCGCACTCAGAAACCCTGCTCGACGCGCCGGTGACCGTCGTCGACGAGGACGGCTCACCACACGGATCGCGGGATATCGTCCTCTGGAACCCACCACCGCGTGCAAAGGCCGAAAACGAGACTGGTGATCCGGCCTCTGCACTCGAGGGAGAGACGGATACAGACGAAAGAGCCGTAACTGAGCGCGTCCCCGCAAGCGTCGAGGCACCCAGAATATTCGATCACCTGACGGCAAGAAGCGTTCGAACGTTGCTGTTCTGTCCAAGCCGTAAACTCACCGAACTGAGTGTGCAACGAGCAGCAGATCATCGTCGATCCACCCCTCGAGCGTCCGGGCGCTCGAGTTCCGGCGACTATGCGGCGTACAATGCCGGGCTCGGCCGCCGTACACGTCACGCCCGAGAACACCAGTTCAAGACCGGCGCACTCACCGGCCTCGCGACCACCTCCGCACTCGAACTCGGCATCGATATCGGGAGCCTCGATGCGACCATCCTGATGGGGTATCCCGGACAGCGCCAGGCCTTCTGGCAACGGATTGGCCGTGCAGGGCGCGGAGCCAGTCGAAGTCTCGCCGTGATGGTCGGCGATCACCGCACCCTCGATCAGTACGTCATGAACAATCCGGAGTACGTGCTCGAGACCGACGTCGAAGACGCGGTCGTCGATATCTCGAACAATGCCGTCTTCGCCAGCCACGTATTGTGTGCCGCTGACGAGATTGCCCTCGACGAAGCAGATATCGACACGTTCGCCGACGAAGAGCGCCTCCGAGCCGCCACAAAAATGTGGCGCGAAGCCGGCTTCGTCGACGGCTACCTCCAGGGGGCAGTCCATTACAGCGGCCCCCGCCGCCCACAAACCCGTGTCAATCTCTATGGTACCACCGACATAGACTATCAGCTTCGACTTGCTGACGGTGTCGACCGAGAACGCTGGGGGCTCCCCGACGAACTCGATCTGGAACCCGTTGACCGAAACCGTGCTTACCGCGATTATCACGAAGGCGCTGTCAGGCTCCAGCACGGCCAACAGTTCGAAGTCGTCACTGTCGACGAGGACCGACCCCAGCCTGTCATCGAACTCGAGCCGGTCGATCGCCCGTACTACACACGGACACGAAACAAGGTCACTGTGCTCGATGCCACGTCCGAACGGTCTCGAGAGATTAACGGGTTTACGCTTCACTTCGGTCGCGGAACGGTGTTCGTCCATCACCACGCCTACGACGAGATGTACATCGGCAACAGCGAGCCGAAACGACAGCTGATTCCGACGAACACCCCACCGATCCTGATGGACACCCAGTTGTGCTGGCTCGAGGTTCCCGAAGAGATCGAAGCGGCGCTCATT comes from the Natronosalvus amylolyticus genome and includes:
- a CDS encoding DEAD/DEAH box helicase — encoded protein: MTETPTTETNIQANVDVTGTDLVDTFPRTSLTSRSEYIDIIEVPAKPAATVPAEDVLGPTLADPYPYELFSHQAIALDALGAGDNVTVTTSTSSGKTHIYGLQIARNLLEAGVLNPDGTRANDANTSSTALCVYPTKALTKDQHEALEELYDQLGLDVRVRVYDGDTTGDRRAIREQADVILTNFAGLNVYLEHHDRWSRFYSSLDLVAIDESHTYTGVEGMHVAWILRRLQRVVDYWVGTPQYVLTSATIGNPRAHSETLLDAPVTVVDEDGSPHGSRDIVLWNPPPRAKAENETGDPASALEGETDTDERAVTERVPASVEAPRIFDHLTARSVRTLLFCPSRKLTELSVQRAADHRRSTPRASGRSSSGDYAAYNAGLGRRTRHAREHQFKTGALTGLATTSALELGIDIGSLDATILMGYPGQRQAFWQRIGRAGRGASRSLAVMVGDHRTLDQYVMNNPEYVLETDVEDAVVDISNNAVFASHVLCAADEIALDEADIDTFADEERLRAATKMWREAGFVDGYLQGAVHYSGPRRPQTRVNLYGTTDIDYQLRLADGVDRERWGLPDELDLEPVDRNRAYRDYHEGAVRLQHGQQFEVVTVDEDRPQPVIELEPVDRPYYTRTRNKVTVLDATSERSREINGFTLHFGRGTVFVHHHAYDEMYIGNSEPKRQLIPTNTPPILMDTQLCWLEVPEEIEAALIRKYREYGVETGVRQEQSGVAHLGYIAGLHAAEHATIQTAPLELRVDKNDLGGLATLVMDTHYAHPEHDDLADSVGDSFEAARAVLERRSRELGEQTASGWFIYDGVDGGLGFARAIYEQFEALAERARDQLRDCQCGQPNGCPACTFDENCGNDNKPLLRASAVDVLEQLLGEADRDDLEAYLPDEYSGERRPTLFYS